A single genomic interval of Roseofilum reptotaenium CS-1145 harbors:
- the ndhM gene encoding NAD(P)H-quinone oxidoreductase subunit M, with protein sequence MLLKSTTRHIRIFTAVIEKGELNPSDNMLTLDVDPDNELNWTDSSLKAVYGKFEELVTAYEGQDLTEYNLRRIGSDLEHFVRSLLQKGELSYNLESRAVNYSMGLPQVAVDQP encoded by the coding sequence ATGTTACTCAAGTCTACGACCCGCCATATCCGCATTTTTACGGCTGTTATTGAAAAGGGAGAACTTAATCCATCTGACAATATGCTGACTCTGGATGTTGACCCAGATAATGAATTAAATTGGACGGATTCGTCCCTAAAAGCGGTCTATGGTAAGTTTGAGGAGTTGGTTACAGCCTATGAAGGACAGGATTTAACCGAGTATAATCTGCGTCGGATTGGGTCGGATTTGGAGCATTTTGTCCGATCGCTCCTCCAAAAAGGGGAACTCAGCTATAACCTGGAAAGCCGGGCAGTGAACTACAGTATGGGCTTACCTCAAGTCGCCGTCGATCAACCCTAA
- a CDS encoding NupC/NupG family nucleoside CNT transporter codes for MNPILNLISALGIVILCLIAWVGSEDRKVVPWRTIAVGITLQMTIGLLVFVLPTRDLIAQLNNLLNALLDASEAGARFLFGGDTSAFVPNPNRVLGPGPAGRWIMRAVSQPYVAIPGDKLGSDNLNPGYIFAFRSLPQVVFFSALVALLYRLNIIQPIVKIFAQLFQKTMKISGAESLSGAANIFVGIESAIAVKPFLAKMTRSEICAILTSCFGSIASSVLGLYAGFLRPVFPSIAGHLVSASIMTIPACFVISKILVPETGVPETLGKIPEEPEQDPEKRPNPMDSLIMGALDGVKMAVGIAAVIIAILGLVALINMGFDSLSGLPAPVGTVFQVVTLQNIMGFLFFPLTILTGVSLDINEIWQASVIIGRRVFETNVPPYISLANLSRAGAISDRAMLIVSYVLCGFTHFASYGIFVGGLSSLIPERRSEVSSLGFKALWAATLATLMTGCIAGLFDLGNPATLGR; via the coding sequence ATGAATCCCATCTTAAACCTAATTTCTGCCCTCGGAATAGTTATCTTATGTCTGATTGCTTGGGTTGGTTCCGAAGACCGCAAAGTGGTTCCCTGGCGAACGATCGCCGTTGGCATTACTCTACAAATGACGATCGGACTCTTAGTCTTTGTTCTCCCCACGCGCGATCTGATTGCCCAACTCAATAATCTGCTCAATGCCCTTTTAGATGCTTCAGAAGCAGGTGCTCGCTTCCTATTTGGTGGCGATACTTCTGCTTTTGTCCCCAATCCTAACCGAGTGCTTGGCCCGGGGCCGGCAGGACGGTGGATTATGCGTGCAGTCAGTCAACCCTATGTGGCGATCCCTGGTGATAAACTCGGCTCAGATAATCTCAATCCTGGTTATATCTTTGCCTTTCGCTCCCTGCCCCAAGTGGTTTTCTTTTCGGCATTAGTCGCCCTATTATATCGATTGAATATTATTCAACCGATTGTGAAGATTTTTGCCCAACTGTTCCAGAAAACGATGAAAATTAGTGGGGCGGAATCTTTATCCGGAGCAGCCAATATTTTTGTCGGCATTGAATCGGCGATCGCCGTTAAACCCTTCCTGGCAAAAATGACGCGCAGCGAAATCTGTGCCATTCTCACCAGTTGTTTTGGTTCGATTGCTTCCTCTGTTCTTGGACTCTATGCTGGTTTTTTACGCCCCGTCTTTCCCTCTATTGCCGGTCATTTGGTCTCCGCTTCAATTATGACCATTCCCGCTTGTTTCGTGATTTCAAAAATCTTGGTTCCGGAAACTGGAGTGCCTGAAACTCTGGGCAAAATTCCCGAAGAGCCAGAGCAAGACCCCGAAAAACGACCGAATCCCATGGATAGCCTGATTATGGGAGCCTTAGATGGGGTGAAAATGGCCGTTGGTATTGCGGCTGTAATTATCGCCATTTTGGGTTTAGTGGCGTTAATTAATATGGGCTTTGATAGCCTATCCGGATTACCTGCACCAGTCGGTACGGTGTTTCAAGTGGTTACGCTGCAAAATATCATGGGATTTTTGTTTTTCCCCCTAACTATTCTGACGGGGGTATCTCTGGATATTAATGAAATTTGGCAAGCTTCGGTGATTATCGGTCGTCGGGTGTTTGAAACCAATGTGCCGCCCTACATTAGTCTCGCTAATCTGAGTCGTGCAGGAGCCATTAGCGATCGCGCCATGCTCATCGTTAGCTATGTTCTCTGTGGGTTTACTCACTTTGCCTCCTATGGTATTTTCGTTGGCGGACTCTCTTCCCTGATTCCCGAACGGCGATCGGAAGTTTCCTCCCTCGGCTTCAAAGCCCTCTGGGCCGCTACTCTCGCCACCTTAATGACCGGTTGTATTGCTGGACTCTTTGACTTGGGTAACCCGGCTACATTAGGACGATAA